From Danio rerio strain Tuebingen ecotype United States chromosome 7, GRCz12tu, whole genome shotgun sequence, the proteins below share one genomic window:
- the cdkn1ca gene encoding cyclin dependent kinase inhibitor 1Ca encodes MANVDVSSNLERHVARSTFPLLTRTKVCRNLFGPVDHEELHCEMKRKLQEISERDQSRWNFNFETNSPLPGDYEWEAISEDTLPFFYKDKVQNKRARAATSVNATGDASSTVDCGISRSPVAQESEGVPSRPNEPNQENISGALNSKPARSSVLRNRRKRSLIPESPRNSTPQITDFFPKRKRVVESKQDERSYLQAGTSTSIEVTPRKTIR; translated from the exons ATGGCAAACGTGGACGTATCAAGCAATCTGGAGCGTCATGTTGCACGGAGCACTTTTCCTCTCCTCACCCGCACAAAGGTCTGCCGTAACCTATTCGGACCCGTAGACCATGAGGAGCTGCACTGTGAGATGAAACGCAAACTGCAGGAGATCTCCGAGCGAGACCAGAGCCGGTGGAATTTTAACTTTGAGACCAACTCGCCTTTGCCTGGAGATTACGAGTGGGAGGCGATTTCAGAGGACACTTTGCCATTTTTCTACAAGGATAAAGTACAAAACAAGAGAGCTCGTGCCGCGACGTCTGTTAACGCAACAGGAGACGCTTCCAGCACTGTCGACTGCGGGATTTCCAGGAGTCCGGTAGCTCAAGAATCCGAGGGAGTCCCAAGTCGACCCAACGAACCCAACCAGGAGAACATCTCTGGCGCACTAAACTCCAAACCAGCTCGTTCTTCAGTCCTCAGAAACAGACGGAAGAGGTCACTTATCCCAGAGAGCCCCAGAAACAGCACGCCGCAAATTACAG ACTTCTTCCCAAAAAGAAAGAGGGTCGTGGAGTCGAAGCAGGATGAACGCAGTTACCTTCAAGCCGGCACATCCACGAGCATTGAAGTAACGCCACGTAAAACTATTAGATG A